AAACCGTATCGCAGAATGAAAACCGCAACCTTGCCGAATTTCCGAAACTCCAGGCGAATCGGTTGAATGCGTATTTCAGGGGGATCGAATCCTACTGGAACGATCACATCGGTTTCCGGGATGCGCTCACCTTCATCTACAACTACATCTTGTGGGCCGGTTTTGACCAATCCGGTTTTTCCTGGGTAACAGTGGGCAAATCGGGGTGGTTTTTTTTCGGAGGCGATCAATCCAATGAGGATGTGCTGGGCAAGGTGGTGTTGCGGGATGCGGACCTGAAGCAATGGGCCGGTGTCATTCAGGCCAAAAAGGACTGGTTTGACAGGCAGAACATCCGGTATGTGTTTGTTCTGGCTCCCAACAAGCAAAGCGTATACCCGGAATATCTGCCGGACTGGATGAGGCGGCATGCCGTTTCGGTCAGGCGGATCGACCGACTGGTGGAAGTGCTGCGAAAACATACCGATGTTGAAATCATCGATCTGCGGGACGCGCTCCTGCGGGAAAAAGATAGGGAGCCCGTTTTTTTCCGAACGGATTCGCACTGGAACTGGCAAGGGGCTTATGCCGCCTATCGGCAGGTCATCGACAGGCTTCACGACTGGTTCCCCGATATGGAGCCCTTGCCGAAGTCCCGAATGACCGAAATTGTCAGGGACTTTCGACACGGGGACCTGCGGATGGGATTGGATGGGGTGATTTGGGAAAAGGAAAGGGTGTGGTTGCCTGCGGAGCCTTGTTCCAAATGGAATGGAACGGCTTTTGACCGGTATCTGTATGAAAAGCGGTGCGGGACCGGTCGGACGCGGGCCATCGTTCTTCGGGATTCCTATATGGATTTTGTCGAGCCGTATCTTTCGGAACATTTCGGAGACGTCGTCTATATCTGGAAACGCTGGGCCGAGGATTCCGGAACCGAACACCGGCTATACAAGGAATGGATCGAAAAGATGCGGCCGGATCTCGTCATCGAAGAGCGGGTCGAAAGACTGGTCGGACAGATTCCGGCAGTGACGATGGAACAGCGATTCGATTATGCCGATCCGGTTCTCGGTCATTGGGATGGCACCATCGGTTTCGACGGCATTGAACCCTATCACCAGGTTCGATTGGAACCCGAAAATGGAGGACTTCTGATATTTGCCACCGGAAATGATCCCGGGGTGCGACTTCCCGAAATGGGGCAGAATACCGGCCCCCTGATCATCAGAATCGAGATCGAAAGCCCTGCGGATACGGTCCTGCAGATGTTTTATGCAACCGATGAAAAAAGCGGATACAGCGAAGCGAAAAGCCGGAAAATGTCACTCGAAAAAGGGGTAAACACGGTTTTTTTGTGTATTGAAGAGCCGGCAATCCAGGGGCAGTTGCGCCTGGACCCCGGATATGCCATTGGAACCTACCGCTTGCAATCGATAGAAATACGGAAGGATCAGGTTGCTTCCCTTTTGCAGGCGTATGACGCCGGGCGGATGAGTTCTCACGCTCGTTCGCAAATGGGAACCAGCAGACGACGCGTCGGCTCAACTATGGGTTCAGCCCATAACCCATAACCTATAACCTATCGCCTATCGCCTCTATGAGGATTCCTGTATGAGCTTCAGCTCGATCATTTTTCTTTTCGGCTTTTTGCCGGTAGCGCTGCTGCTGTATTTTATCAGTCCCGGCAGGGGCCGGAATACAGTCCTGCTGTTGCTGAGTCTCGTTTTCTATACCTGGGGCGAGGTCGAATATGTCTGGATTCTGGGCGTATCGATCCTGGCCAATTATGTCGGGGGGCTTCTGGTCGATCGTTTCAGGAGCCGGATCGTTCTGGGGACGGCGATTGCAGCCAATATCGCTCTGCTCGGCGTCTTCAAATACGCCAATTTTCTGGTGGATTCCCTGAATGCCGTTTTGGGTTGGGCGCACATCCATCCAATCGCCATACCGGCAATGCACCTGCCGATCGGTATTTCCTTCTATACGTTCAAGGCAATCTCCTACCTCATCGATGTTTACCGCCAGGAGGTTCCCGCCAACCGGGACCCATTTGATGTAGCGCTTTACATATCGCTTTTCCCCAATTTGATGGCGGGCCCGATCGATCGTTACAAAGGCATTGCGGAGCGTATCCGGCAGCGAAGCGTTTCCCTGGAAGGCTTTTCCAACGGCGTTCAACGATTCATTGTCGGATTGGGGAAAAAGGTTCTGCTGGCAAGCACTCTGGCTGGCACGGTGGATAAAATTTATCAGATTCCGCAGCATGAATTGACGTCGGTCCTGGCCTGGTTTGCGGCTGTCTGCTATACGTTACAAATTTATTTCGATTTTTCAGGATATACGGACATGGCTGTCGGACTGGGGCGGATGTTCGGATTCCGGTTGATGGAGAACTTCGAATTTCCCTACCGTTCGACCTCGATTCAGGAATTCTGGCGAAGATGGCATATTTCTCTGTCCACCTGGTTTCGGGATTATCTGTATATTCCGCTTGGGGGAAACCGAAAAGGAGAGATGCGAACGTATCTCAACCTGGCGGTCGTGTTCTTTTTGTGCGGGTTGTGGCACGGTGCCAACTGGACATTTGTGATCTGGGGCCTGTTCCATGGGCTTTTTCTCGTTCTGGAGCGGGCTGGATTGGCTTCGTGGCTTAAACGGACCTGGAAACCGATTTCACATATCTATGCCATGCTGGTCGTGACCATCGGGTGGGTATTTTTCCGGGCCGAATCCCTGGGGAAAGCCACCGGCATGCTGAAGGCCATGTTCGGCGCGGCCCAGGGGGACGGTGTTTCCCAGCCCTTCGATTTTTTCTGGGATCGACACATCGGCTTTGTTTTGATATGCTCCATCGTCTTTTCCATGCCCATTTCGCAATGGTTACAGGATGGGAAACAGCGGCTGATGCAGGCGGGCGGGCCTCGAAAGAACACCATTTTGTTGAATGGATGGGAGATTGCAACTGTCTGCGGCCTGCTGCTGGTCATGATTGCATCCATGGCATCCCTCGCGGCCGGCGTGTATCAACCGTTCATCTATTTTAAGTTTTGACGGCATCTCCAAACGCCACCAGCCCGGTAGGATTTCGCATTTGGCGGGATGTGGCCATCCTTGGTTCGACGCGTTGCTTTATCTGGATTCCGGCTTTCGCCGGAATGACGACCGAAAACCTGTTCGATATTTTGGCTTGTGGGCGAAATTCCGCCTCAGGAACGTCATGATCCATACTTCCGAAAAACCCTGTTCCATCACCGTCGTCATTCCCTGCTACAACCAGGGGAAATATCTTGCTGAATCGATTGGCTCCGTTCTATCCCAGACCATCGATGATGTGGAAATCCTCATCGTCAACGACGGCTCGACCGATCCAGAAACGATCGAAGTCCTGAATACCCTTGCCTACCCGAAAACCCGGCTCATCCACACGACCAACCAGGGGCTGGCTGCGGCGCGCAACAACGGGATTCGTGAGGCGAAGGGTCGCTACATTCTGCCGCTCGATGCCGACGACCGGATCGGTCCGACCTATCTCGAGCAGGCCGTTCGAATTCTCGATGAAAATCCGGGAATCGGCATCGTTTACTGCAGGGCGGCTTTTTTCGGAGCTGTCGAAAAGCCCTGGAATCTTCCGGAATTTTCGCTCTCGGAGATGCTGATCGACAACATCCTTTTCTGCTCCTGTGTCTTTCGAAAGGCCGACTGGGAACTGGTAGGCGGCTACCGGACGGACATGATCTACGGATGGGAGGATTACGATTTCTGGCTGTCCCTGATCGAGCGGGGGCGGCTCGTCCATCGCATCCCCGAAGAGCTCTTTTTCTACCGGATCAGCCCGGAGTCGATGCTTCGAACGAAAACCCGTGAACAGAAAATCGAGATGTATGAGCGGGTGTTTCATCACCATCGGGAATTTTTCGAACGCAACATCCGCCTGTGGATCGATCGGCTGATCGATATTCCCGTGGATCGTACCCGCAAATGGATGGCCCAGGTCTATGTGGATACCGGCATGGGGTTTAATGAAAAGCAGACGGTTGTGGCCTATGTCGGAGGGGATGAACGAAACCTCGAATTTGATCTGAGCCGGTTTGATCGGATTCAGGGCATCCGGATCGATCCGGTGAACAGCCCAGCCGTGGTTTGCCTGTATCGGATTGTGCTGAAGGATGCTTCGGGGCGGGAGCAGACCGCATCCATCCGGTCTCACAACGCATTGCTGGAAGAAGACGGCCATTTCGTGTTCACATCGACAGATCCGCACTGGATCATCGAGGGTATCGATGGCCCTGCCCGGTCGATTCGGGTCGAACTTGATTTCCTGGCGATTGGTAACGAGGCGTTCGACCGCTTGTTGCACCATCAGAATGTACGGATCGCCGAGCTGCAGCAGACGTTGCATGAGAAATCCATTCTGGTTTCTCAGCAGCGCGACCGGCTGGTTCATCTGGAAACCGTTCTTCAGGACAAGGACCGTGCCATCCAGGACAAGGACCGTGCCATCCAGGACAAGGACCGACATATTCGCAACATCGAGTTTTCGTTGAACCGTATCAAGGGCTCATTGATCTGGCGAACGGCCGATTTCTGCCGAAAATGGATGGTTTTCTTTCCGATCGATCTTGCCCGGAAATCGTTCAAGGCTGCCGATATCCTGCGAAGAGAGGGAATGCGGGGGCTTTTCCACCATCTGTGGCTGCATCTGACCAAGGCCGATCGGCAGCAGGCCGAAGAGCAGCCGGCGGTTGTGGGGATCGGTCTTACCCAGGCGGATTATGAAGCTTGGATGGCGACCCGTCGCTTGAGCGACGACCGTCGGAACGAGATACGTCGTCAGATTGCCGCAATGCCTGTGAAACCGAAAATCAGCGTCATCGTTCCGGTGTATGAGGTCGATGGCATCTGGCTGGAGAAGGCCATCCAATCGGTTGTGGATCAGGTGTACGACAACTGGGAGCTTTGCCTTGCCGACGATGCTTCCCCGTCCGGGCATATTCGGGAAATTCTTCAGAAATGGGCGGATCGGGAACCCCGTATCCGGGTGCACTTTCTCACCCGAAACCGGGGGATTGCCCTTGCATCCAATGCGGCTGCTCAGATGGCGACCGGCGACTTCATCGGTTTCCTGGATCACGACGACACCCTTTCACCGGATGCCCTCTTCGAAGTGGCATCGGTGCTGCAGCAGCATCCGCAAGTCGATCTGGTCTACAGCGACGAGGACAAGATGGACCTCGATGACCGCCGGATCGAGCCCTTTTTCAAGCCGGACTATTCTCCGGATCTTCTCTTATCTCAGAATTACATCTGCCATTTCACCGTCGTTCGAAAAACCCTCTTCGATACCGTTGGCGGTTTCCGCGACGGGTTCAACGGCTCTCAGGACCATGATCTCATCCTGCGGATCCTCGAGAAAACGGATCAGGTAGCCCACATTCCCAACATCCTGTATCATTGGCGAAAAATACCCGGATCGACGGCAGCCGTCTATGATGCGAAGTCCTATGCCTGGGAAGCAGGCAGAAAAGCCATCGAGCAGACACTGAAGGCAAGAGGTGTCGAGGCTTCTGTGTTCTGTGGAAGATGGCAGGGAAGCTATCGGGTGAAACGACGAATTTCCGGTCAGCCTCTTGTTAGCATCCTGATTCCCTTTCGGGATCGGGCCGATCTTCTCGAAACATGCATCCTCTCCGTACTCGAAAAATCGAGCTGGCCGGCTTTCGAGATCATCGGCATCGACAACGGAAGCTCGGCACCTGAGACAGCGAAGCTCATGCAGCGACTGGCCGATATGGACGCCCGGGTGACATTTCTTCCGTATCGAGAGCTGTTCAATTATTCCGCCATCAACAATTTCGCTGTTTCCCAGGCGAAGGGGGAACATGTCGTTCTGATGAACAGCGACATCGAAATCATCACCCCTTCTTGGATCGAGGCCCTGCTCGAGCACAGCCAGCGTCCGGAAGTCGGAGCCGTCGGAGCCAAGCTGTATTATCCCGACGGCCGGATTCAACATGCCGGAATCGTTGTCGGTATGTTCGGAAATGCCGGACATCCCCACCGCTTCTTCCAGCCGGATGACAACGGTTATTACGCCAGACCTCATGTCATCCACAACGTGAGCGCTGTTACCGCAGCCTTGATGATGGTGAAAAAATCCCTGTACGAAAGCGTCGGCGGTCTCGATGCGGCGCATTTGGGGATCGCTTACAATGACGTGGATTTTTGTCTCAAGCTTCGGCAGAAAGGTCTGCTCAACGTCTTTACGCCGTATTGCGAGGCCATTCATCACGAATCCGCATCGCGTGGGTATGAATCTACATCGGAAAAGCGAGAGCGTTTCGAGCGGGAGCGGCAGCTGTTCGAAAGCCGATGGGCTGGGGTCATCGATGCCGGAGACCCCTATTACAATGTGAATCTCAGTCTGAAATCCGAGGATTTCGCCATCCGGCTGGAGCGGGAACCATGAAGCGAAATCTTGAAGCGCTTCGGCATACGGACTTCGACCTGGTCATTGTCGGAGGGGGAATTACCGGGGCTTGCCTGTGCCATGATGCCGCTCTGCGCGGCTGGCGGGTAGCGCTGCTGGAAAAAGGGGATTTCGGCGGATTCACGTCATCGGCATCCTCTAAGCTCATTCACGGAGGTATCCGGTATTTGCCCACAGGTCAGTTCTGGAAAGTGCGGGAGTCCTCGGAGGAAAGGGCTTTTTTCCACAATATCGCCCCGCACGCGACCCGAACCATTCCTTTTATCGTTCCGACCTTCGTGAGCGGCTGGATGAAAGGGCGGGCGGCCATGTTGGCCGGCCTGACCTTGTACGAGTGGATCGGCCTTGGATTGAACGACAGGATTCGGGATCCGGGCAAAAAGGTTCCGGTAAGCCGTTTCATCGGCCGAAACGAGCTGGTACGCCGCTTTCCGCTCCTTCATCGCTTGGACGGGTTGAGCGGAGCCTACATCCTGTATGAATCCCATATGGTCAGTTCGGAGCGGATGACGCTGGCGTTCGTCAAGAGCGCCTGTCGCAATGAAGCCGTTGCCGCCAACTACCTGCAGGTGACCGATTTCCTTCGCCTGCGCGACAAAACGGTCGTGGGGGTTGTGGCCGAGGACCGGTTCAGCGGGGAGCGGATCGAAGTACGGGGGCGGGTTGTCGTGAACGCGGCAGGTCCTCATATTCCGATACTGAACGATCTGCTGCCGGAATTGCGGCTCAAGAAGCGGCCTGCCGGGTATTCCAAGGGCGTGCATCTGGTGACCCGCCAAATTCTTCCCGATCATGCACTGACCTTGACGACCCGAAAGAAAATTCAAGGAGTCCTTACAAGAGGCGGAAGGCATGTTTTCATCATTCCGTGGCGCCACCGCTCTCTGATCGGCACGACGGATGTCCCTTTTTCTGGAAACCTGGACGATGTCCGGGTGACGGAAAGCGATATTCTCGACTTCATGGAAGATCTCAACGCCTGCCTGCCGGGGCTGAATTTGTGCCTCGAAGACGTTCACTACGCCTGGGCAGGCCTCTATCCTCTGCTCGTTCGGGAAATCAAACCCGATACCTATCAGGGAACCGGCGAATATCAGATTGTGGATCACGAGAAGCAGGACGGTATCCCAGGAATCTGGACGGTTTTCGGCGCCAAGTATACGACAGCAAGACGGGTGACGGAAAAGGCGGCGGATCGAATCGCCGGGAAGCTGGGATGGGGGAGCCGCTGTCGGCCGACTCGTCACGCCCCCCTGGAAGGGGGCGCCATTCGGTGCGTGGAAACGTATCGAAGGGATCTCCTGAACCGGTATGCGGGGCAGGTGGATGCCGAAGTGCTGGATCATCTGCTCTTCCTGTATGGAACGGAAACGGAAACATTGATTCGTTATGGGATCGAAGAGAAGTCGCTCTTGGAGCCGATTTCACCGGATTTCCCGTCCATCCGCGCCCAGGTCGTCCATGCCGTCCGCTGCGAGATGGCCATGACCCTTTCGGATGTGTTGTTCCGAAGAACCGATATAGCCACTGCGGGATATCCTGGACGCCAAACAGTCATTGATGTCGCCGAAGGGGTGGGTCGATGCCTGGGTTGGGATGAAGGGCGCAAGGCGGTCGAAATAGAAGAAGTCGAACAGGCCTATGCAGTGATTCGCACCGTTCAGGGCAAAGGGGGAAGCCGCAGCCGTATCGGTGGTATGAGCGAGGAGGAAAGGTGAAACCTCTCCGAACGGTTGTGTCCCGAATGGCCGATGCGATGCGGAGCCATCCGAAGCTCTCGAGGATGCTGCTGGCGGGTCTTTTGTTGCGGCTTCTGATCATGCCGTTTTTTGCGCATGTCGATTTTCTGAGCGAATATGCGCGGATTTTCGCCAGCCTCCGTCAGGGGAATCCCTTTCTGTATCCGTCCCGCCCGATCCTTACCCTGATCGAGCTGTTGTTTCTGAAACTGACGATTCCTCTTCTTCCCGAGCATGGCGAGATCCTGCTGCTGCGCAACGCCATGCAACCGACGGCAGGCCTTTCGGATTATTTTCTCTTCGTGAGTGATCCGGGCATCTACCGAACGCTGTTTCTGCTCAAAATTCCCTATCTCCTCTTCGATATGGGGACGGCGCTCGTCTTGTTCCGGATGCTTTCCGGAAGCCGGTACCAGTGGACAGCGTTGCGGCTTTGGTGGTTCAATCCGGTGACCATCTATGCTTTCTATATTTTCGGGCGCTACGAATCCATTGCACTGTTTTTCATCGCCCTGACCCTGGCCGCACTCCAGCAGGAAAAACGAATCGCTGCGGCCGTCGCTTTCGGGCTTGCGATGAACTGTCGGGAAATCGTGTTCATGTACGCACCGTTGTTCATCCTGTCGTTATGGAGCGGATCGCTTCAGAAAAAGGACGTTCGTTCGCTGATCGTACCGCTTGGGATCGTGATCGGATTCATTGGATTGTCCGTCGGGATTCGCCATTTTTTCGGCAGCCACTCCCCCCTGTCTGAGGCTGGAAGAAGTGAAGCCGATTTTGGATTTGCCTTGTTCGGGATGCAGCATGGATGGCTGCTGCCGTTTTTCCTGTGGTACGGCATGGTGGGCATCTGGCTGTTTGAAACCCGCCAGCGCAATCCGATGATCCGATTCGGTGTGTCGGTCAATGCGGCGCTGATCGGATTTTTTCTGTTCGTAACCCACAGTGCCCATTATCCTTCCTGGATGATGGTTTTTCCGGCGGCATTGATGGCTGCCGGATGCAGGCCGGTCAGGGCGATTGTGTTGTTTTCGGCAGCCTGGTTCCTGTACTGGATGTTTCATACCGATGCAGGGGTGTTCACCCTGTTTCTGGCATCTCCGCTGACCGTCAACTTCTTCGGATGGGAAACCCTTCCGCAACGTTATGCCGAATGGATCGGAGACGCCCGCCTCCTTTCTCTGGACAGGCTGC
This portion of the Desulfatirhabdium butyrativorans DSM 18734 genome encodes:
- a CDS encoding alginate O-acetyltransferase AlgX-related protein → MQRVDHRLCIHHWCRICCIGLFWIMLAAPLVVMGVMPVKTVSQNENRNLAEFPKLQANRLNAYFRGIESYWNDHIGFRDALTFIYNYILWAGFDQSGFSWVTVGKSGWFFFGGDQSNEDVLGKVVLRDADLKQWAGVIQAKKDWFDRQNIRYVFVLAPNKQSVYPEYLPDWMRRHAVSVRRIDRLVEVLRKHTDVEIIDLRDALLREKDREPVFFRTDSHWNWQGAYAAYRQVIDRLHDWFPDMEPLPKSRMTEIVRDFRHGDLRMGLDGVIWEKERVWLPAEPCSKWNGTAFDRYLYEKRCGTGRTRAIVLRDSYMDFVEPYLSEHFGDVVYIWKRWAEDSGTEHRLYKEWIEKMRPDLVIEERVERLVGQIPAVTMEQRFDYADPVLGHWDGTIGFDGIEPYHQVRLEPENGGLLIFATGNDPGVRLPEMGQNTGPLIIRIEIESPADTVLQMFYATDEKSGYSEAKSRKMSLEKGVNTVFLCIEEPAIQGQLRLDPGYAIGTYRLQSIEIRKDQVASLLQAYDAGRMSSHARSQMGTSRRRVGSTMGSAHNP
- a CDS encoding MBOAT family O-acyltransferase gives rise to the protein MSFSSIIFLFGFLPVALLLYFISPGRGRNTVLLLLSLVFYTWGEVEYVWILGVSILANYVGGLLVDRFRSRIVLGTAIAANIALLGVFKYANFLVDSLNAVLGWAHIHPIAIPAMHLPIGISFYTFKAISYLIDVYRQEVPANRDPFDVALYISLFPNLMAGPIDRYKGIAERIRQRSVSLEGFSNGVQRFIVGLGKKVLLASTLAGTVDKIYQIPQHELTSVLAWFAAVCYTLQIYFDFSGYTDMAVGLGRMFGFRLMENFEFPYRSTSIQEFWRRWHISLSTWFRDYLYIPLGGNRKGEMRTYLNLAVVFFLCGLWHGANWTFVIWGLFHGLFLVLERAGLASWLKRTWKPISHIYAMLVVTIGWVFFRAESLGKATGMLKAMFGAAQGDGVSQPFDFFWDRHIGFVLICSIVFSMPISQWLQDGKQRLMQAGGPRKNTILLNGWEIATVCGLLLVMIASMASLAAGVYQPFIYFKF
- a CDS encoding glycosyltransferase; this encodes MIHTSEKPCSITVVIPCYNQGKYLAESIGSVLSQTIDDVEILIVNDGSTDPETIEVLNTLAYPKTRLIHTTNQGLAAARNNGIREAKGRYILPLDADDRIGPTYLEQAVRILDENPGIGIVYCRAAFFGAVEKPWNLPEFSLSEMLIDNILFCSCVFRKADWELVGGYRTDMIYGWEDYDFWLSLIERGRLVHRIPEELFFYRISPESMLRTKTREQKIEMYERVFHHHREFFERNIRLWIDRLIDIPVDRTRKWMAQVYVDTGMGFNEKQTVVAYVGGDERNLEFDLSRFDRIQGIRIDPVNSPAVVCLYRIVLKDASGREQTASIRSHNALLEEDGHFVFTSTDPHWIIEGIDGPARSIRVELDFLAIGNEAFDRLLHHQNVRIAELQQTLHEKSILVSQQRDRLVHLETVLQDKDRAIQDKDRAIQDKDRHIRNIEFSLNRIKGSLIWRTADFCRKWMVFFPIDLARKSFKAADILRREGMRGLFHHLWLHLTKADRQQAEEQPAVVGIGLTQADYEAWMATRRLSDDRRNEIRRQIAAMPVKPKISVIVPVYEVDGIWLEKAIQSVVDQVYDNWELCLADDASPSGHIREILQKWADREPRIRVHFLTRNRGIALASNAAAQMATGDFIGFLDHDDTLSPDALFEVASVLQQHPQVDLVYSDEDKMDLDDRRIEPFFKPDYSPDLLLSQNYICHFTVVRKTLFDTVGGFRDGFNGSQDHDLILRILEKTDQVAHIPNILYHWRKIPGSTAAVYDAKSYAWEAGRKAIEQTLKARGVEASVFCGRWQGSYRVKRRISGQPLVSILIPFRDRADLLETCILSVLEKSSWPAFEIIGIDNGSSAPETAKLMQRLADMDARVTFLPYRELFNYSAINNFAVSQAKGEHVVLMNSDIEIITPSWIEALLEHSQRPEVGAVGAKLYYPDGRIQHAGIVVGMFGNAGHPHRFFQPDDNGYYARPHVIHNVSAVTAALMMVKKSLYESVGGLDAAHLGIAYNDVDFCLKLRQKGLLNVFTPYCEAIHHESASRGYESTSEKRERFERERQLFESRWAGVIDAGDPYYNVNLSLKSEDFAIRLEREP
- a CDS encoding glycerol-3-phosphate dehydrogenase/oxidase, which encodes MKRNLEALRHTDFDLVIVGGGITGACLCHDAALRGWRVALLEKGDFGGFTSSASSKLIHGGIRYLPTGQFWKVRESSEERAFFHNIAPHATRTIPFIVPTFVSGWMKGRAAMLAGLTLYEWIGLGLNDRIRDPGKKVPVSRFIGRNELVRRFPLLHRLDGLSGAYILYESHMVSSERMTLAFVKSACRNEAVAANYLQVTDFLRLRDKTVVGVVAEDRFSGERIEVRGRVVVNAAGPHIPILNDLLPELRLKKRPAGYSKGVHLVTRQILPDHALTLTTRKKIQGVLTRGGRHVFIIPWRHRSLIGTTDVPFSGNLDDVRVTESDILDFMEDLNACLPGLNLCLEDVHYAWAGLYPLLVREIKPDTYQGTGEYQIVDHEKQDGIPGIWTVFGAKYTTARRVTEKAADRIAGKLGWGSRCRPTRHAPLEGGAIRCVETYRRDLLNRYAGQVDAEVLDHLLFLYGTETETLIRYGIEEKSLLEPISPDFPSIRAQVVHAVRCEMAMTLSDVLFRRTDIATAGYPGRQTVIDVAEGVGRCLGWDEGRKAVEIEEVEQAYAVIRTVQGKGGSRSRIGGMSEEER